The region GTGATGCTCGGGTTCCTGACGTTCACCGGCAGTCTGATGGCGGCGGGGAAGCTGCAGGAAGTCATCCCGACCCGGCCGATCACCTACCGCAACCAGAACTTCGTCAACTTCCTCCTGCTCGGCATCGCGATCGTCGCGGGCGTCTATCTCGCGTTCGGCGATCCGCATTTCTGGCCGGCGTATGTGGCGCTGGTCGTGCTGTCGCTCGCCTTCGGCGTGCTGCTGATCCTGCCGATCGGCGGCGCCGACATGCCGACCGTCATCTCGCTGCTGAACTCGTACGCCGGCCTGGCGGCGGTGGCGATGGGGTTCGTGCTGCAGAACAAGCTGCTGATCATCGCCGGCGCGCTCGACGGATCGTCGGGCCTGATCCTGTCGATCATCATGTGCCGGGCGATGAACCGGTCGTTCGCCAACGTGCTGTTCGGCGCGTTCGGCCAGGTGCAGGCGGCGGCCGCGATCGGGGAGGCGAAGACGGTCAAGAGCGCGACGCCGCAGGACGTCGCCGACATCATGACCCACGCCGACCGCGTCGTCATCGTCCCCGGCTACGGGATGGCGGTGGCGCAGGCCCAGCATCGCGTGCACGAGCTGTACGACCAGCTCACCAGGCGCGGCGTGGACGTGAAGTTCGCGATCCATCCGGTGGCGGGACGGATGCCCGGCCACATGAACGTGCTGCTCGCCGAGGCCGAGATTCCCTACGAGGCGCTGGTCGAGATGGACGACATCAACCCGGAGATGCCGCAGGCGGACGTGTGCCTCGTCGTCGGCGCCAACGACGTCGTCAACCCGGCGGCGCGCCACGACAAGGGGAGTCCGATTTTCGGCATGCCGATCATCGATGCCGACAAGGCAAAGACGGTCGTCGCAATCAAGCGGTCCATGAACCCCGGGTTCGCCGGGATCGAGAACGAGCTGTATTACGACGACCGGACCCTCATGGCCTTCGGCGACGCCAAGCAGGTGCTCGGCGAGGTGGTGAAGGCGGTGTCAGGAGAGGGCGGCAGCGGACACTGATTAGAATTCGAGCGGCAGCCAGGTCAGACGGGACGCCACCGACGCGAGAAACAGCAGCACCAGGGACGCTCCGACGGCTGCACCAACGGCTTTCAACATGACGAATGAGACCTCCGCTCCTTCACAGGGGCAAGGCTCGTTCCCCGAAGCGCCGCACACGCAAGATGTTGCGGACGTTCGGCTTCACCGCGACTGTGCGTCCGCCGCACAGCCGCGGGCATGTTCGAATTCTGCAATCCCCTTCACGATTCTGTCAGCGCGGTCCTCGGGCCCGGGCCCGATTTCAGCGAATTGCGGGCGGAAATGCTGGCATGCCGCAGGCATTCTGCCCGGGGCATGTCGCCCCTGGTTCTGATCGTGGTCGACTCGCTCGACGCGCGCACGCTCTACGGCGAGTATCTCGAGTTCTGCGGGTTCCGCGTGATGACCGCCGACGACGGCGAGCGGGCGGTCGCGTCGGCGCGGAGCGCGCATCCGGACGTCATCCTGATGGATCTGGCGCTGCCGCGGGTCGACGGCTGCGAAGCCATCCGGCAGCTGCGCGCCGATCCGCGCACCGCGGACACCCCGGTCGTCGCTCTCATCGGCCAGAACTTCGGCGACGATCCGGATCTCGCGCGCGAGGCCGGCGCGGACCTGTGCCTGTCCAAGCCGTGCCTGCCATCCCAGGTCGGCCGCGTCGTCCGCGCCATGCTGTGGCGCCGCGAGCTGGTCCGCTCCTCCGCCTGACGCCGCCGATCGCGCGGACAGCACGAGTCCAGAGTCACGCGCGACGGACAGCACGGACAGCACGGGTCCCTCTGTTTGCTCCGTGTCTTCCGTGTGATCGTGCCTTCAACGGAGTGTGTACAGGTAGGCCGCGATGTCTCGCGCATCCTGATCCGTGACGCCGAGGTTGGGCATCGCGTTGCCGGGATCGGCGCGCTGCGGATACTGGATCCATTTGATCATGTTGTCCGGCGTGTTCACGAGGTGGCCGCCGAGATAATGCCGCTGCGCGATGGCGGTGAGCGGCGGACCGACGGTTGCCCGGGCGCGATCGATGCCGGGGATGGTGTGGCATCCGGCGCACCCGTACTTGCCGATCGCGGTCTTGCCCTGGTGCACGCTGCCGCCGGTGAGCGTCTCTGCTTCGTGCGTGAAGTCCGCGCCGCACGCTGACGAGAAGGCGGCGGCCGCGAGCAGCACGAGCAGCGTGCGCGACGCCGCGTCGGTGGCGCCGAGGCGAACGCGCCGCTCCGCTTCGCCCATCCACGCGGCGAACAATGCCAGCCCGAGCACGATGAACACCACGCCGGCCGGTATCCACATCAGCAGACCGGCGAGCTGCTGATCGCCGAGCGGGTCCACGCGCCAGGCGGCGCCCTGGCTCACGTAGTAGCTGTACCACGGGGACGGCGCCACCGTCAGGAGCGCGCCGAGCGCGCCGCTGTGGATCGCGGTGAGAAAGACGTAGACGACGGCCAGGCCGTAGCCCTGACGTCCGTAGCGTCCGTGGACCATCGCCCACCAGAAGAGCGAGGCCGCGGCCACGAACGAGAGATGCTGCACGGCATGGACGCTCTCATCGGCGAGCGCCGCCTGATAGAGCACGGGCAGGTGCCACATCCAGAGGGCGGCCGCCTGGATGAGGAATGCCGCGAGGGGAGCAGTCGCGGACCGCCAGAGGCGAAGGAACCGCGCGCCGCGGAACGCCGTCGAGATCCGTTCGCGGCGTGCCGCGGGGAACGCCCACAGGAACGCGAACAGCGGGCGGCCGAACGCCATCAGCGGCGCGGCGATCAGCATCAGCAGCGTGTGCTGGGTCATGTGCACTGAGAACAGGATGCCGGACAGCCACGCGATCGGCGAGACCAGCGCGGCCGCGGCGACGAGCCATCCCGCGGCGAACGCCGCGACGCTCAGGGTCGGCAGTCCGCGCCGGCCGTGCGTCCGGCTCCAGAGCCGCGCGACGCCCGCCGCGTACATCGCCGCCGAGAGCAGCAGCGGCGCGGCCACTGCGGGGTGCAGCTCCCAGTGTTCGAACGCGCTCACCACGTGCATGGGTGCTGCACCAGCGCCGGGATCTCCGTCGCGAGAATGACGACGGCGAACCATGCACACAACGCGAGTCCTCCCAGCGCCATGAAGCGCCGCCGGAGAAGGCTGGTGCCGCCCGGATGTTCGCTCGCATGCTCGTCGTCCTGCCGCGGCGGCGCGGCGCGCCACGCCGCCGCGGCCGCCGCCGCGACCAGCGCCAGCGCGATCGCCGTCGCGAGGTGCAGCATCCACTTCTGCCGCTGCTCGCAGGCGACATACGAGAGGATGTAGTTGGTCTGCAGCAGCGCCGCCCACACGAGCGGCCCGGCGAGGATCCCCGCCCACAGCGCCAGCAGGCGCGGCGCCGGCTCAGACGATCCGTGGGGCAAGGTAGAGGACGCCATAAATCGGCAGCCAGGTGGCAATGACGAAGTAGTAGTAGAACGCGTTCTCCGAGACGTCGACGAACCGGTGTTCGTCCATCGGACCGGTGAACACCATCACGTTCAGCACCGCGGAGTCGAGCAGATCGGTGAGCACGTGAACGGTGTGGAATCCGAGCAGCACCCACGTCACGGATCCGTAGGCGTTGGTGTCCCAGCGCACGTTCAAGGCCGAGAACTCGAAGAAGCGGACGACGGTGAACGCCGCCGCGAAGGCGACCGATGTCGTCAGCCAGATCTGCACGCCGCGCCGATCGAAGCGCTCCGCCGCGCGCTTGGTCAGCTCGTTCGGCACCGCCGAGACCAGCATGATGACGACGTTCAGCGTGCCCCAGAACAGCCGCGGCGTCGGCACGCCGTCGGGCCAGTGCGGCACCCGTCCCTTCAGATACAGGTAGCTGGTGATCACCAGCGCGAACGCCATCGCCTCGATGGCGATCATGCACATCGTCCCCCACCAGAGAACGCTGCGGTGTCCGAAGGCGTAGGTCGGCAGCGGGCTGACGTCGAGCGCCGCCCGGGAGGCGCGCCCGCTCACCACAATCCCTCCCTCAGGCTCAGGCGGGTGCCGAACTCTCCGCGCTCCAGCTTCTTCTTCCCTTGCGTGGGCCAGAACCAGCCGATCAATGCGAGCAGGATCGGAATCGAGCCCCAGACCGTGCCCCACGGATTGAAGATCGACCAGATGAACATCAGCGACGTCGCCAGCGCCGCGACCAGCGGCCACAGCGACGGCCCGTGCACGGGATAGCGATGGTCCGGCTCCGCGTCGAGCACGTGCGTGACCAGCACTTCCTTGTGGTCCGAATCGAGCCCGATCACCGGCGGCGGCGTCAGCTCGGGGTGCCACAGCGGCTCGCGGCTGGCGACGGTCGGCTGGGGATGGAAGTTATAGGACGGCGGCGGCGACGACGTCGCCCACTCGAGGGTGGAGCCCTCCCATGGATTGTCGCCGGCGGCCGCGCCATGCCGGGCGCTGCCGATCACGTTGATCAGATACAGCAGCAGCGAGAGAAAGATGATGCCGGCGCCGATGGTCGCCAGCAGGTTCATGTTGAACCAGCCGAGGCCGGCGGGGTAGGTGTAGACGCGCCGGGGCATCCCGTACAGCCCGAGCAGGTGCATCGGGAAGAACGTCAGGTTGAAGCCCGCGAACAGCAGCCAGAAGCTCGCCTTGCCCAGCCGCTCGCTCATCAGCCGTCCGGTCATCTTCGGGAACCAGTAGACGATGGCGCCGAGCAGCGGGAAGGTGGAGCCGCCGATCAGCACGTAGTGGAAGTGAGCGACGACGAAATAGGTGTCGTGGACCTGGCGATCGAGCGGCACCGACGCCAGCATCACGCCGGTGAGCCCGCCGATGATGAAGATGAAGAAGAAGGACGCCATGTAGAGGAACGGCGTCGTCACGCGCAGGCCGCGGGCGGTCCAGATCGTCGCGATCCATCCGAAGATCTGGACCGCGGTGGGAATGACGATCATGATGCTCGCGGCGGTGAAGAAGCTCTGGCCGAACTGCGGCAGGCCGGTCGCGAACATGTGGTGCACCCACACGCCGAAGCCGATGAAGGCCGTCGACACCATCGACAGCACCATCGCCAGGTAGCCGAACACCGGCCGGCGGGTGAACGTCCCGATGACCTCCGACATCATCCCGAGCGCGGGGACGAAGATGATGTAGACCTCGGGGTGGCCGAAGAACCAGAACAGGTGCTGCCACAGGAGGGCGTCGCCCCCTTCCGCGTGATTGAAGAACTGCGTGCTCACGAGCCGGTCGAGGATCAGGCAGGTGCTCGACACCATCACCGCCGGCATGGCGAACAGGATCATGAACGAGACGATCAGCATCGCCCAGACGAACAGCGGCATGCGGTTCAGCGACATGCCCGGCGTGCGGTGCTTGAGGATGGTCGTGATCAGGCAGGTCGCGGTGGTGAGGCTGGAGACCTCGGAGAACGTGATGAGCTGCGCCCAGACGTCCGCGCGCTTGCCGTAGCCGAACTCCGGCCCGGCGAGCGGCGGATAGCTGAACCAGCCGTTGTCCGGCCCCGTGTTCCCCAGGAACATGACGTAGAGAAAGATGCCGCCGAACAGCATCATCCAGTAGCTGTAGGCGAGCAGCTTCGGCAGCGCCATCGTCCGCGCGCCGATCATCAGCGGCACGAAGTAGATGCCCATCGCCAGCACCACCGGCACGGCGAACAGGAACATCATCGTCGTCCCGTGCATGGTGAACACCTGGTTGTACAGGTCCGGACCGAGGAAGGTGTTCTCGGGGCGCGACAGCTGCAGCCGCATCAGCGCCGCGAGGATCCCGCCCAGCGCGAACCACAGGAAGGCGGTGACGAGAAAGCGGCGGCCGATCGCCTTGTGATCGACTTCGGCGAGCCAGCCGATGAAGCCGCGCGAGTTCTTCCAGACGCGGCCGAGCAGCTGCCGGTCGTGCTCGAGCGCGGCCGCGTCGAGGCGCGGATCGTCGTGGACCACCCGGGCGTGAAGCTGCTCGTCGTGCCGCTTCTTCTCCTCCCCGGTCGGCCCCCTCATTTCAGCGTCTCCAGGTAGGCGAGCACCGCCTGCAGCTCCTCCGCGCGCAGTCCCTGCGGCGGCATCCGGTTACCCGGCTTCATCGACTGCGGATCGGCGATCCAGCCCGCGAGATAGCCGCGCAGGTTCGGCACCGATCCGGCCGCGATGGTGCTGCGCGTCGCGATGTGGGTGAGATCGGGAGCGGTGCGGCCGCCGGCGAGGGTGCCGGTGATGTTGTGGCACATCGCGCACGGACCGCGTTCGACGATGTCCCTGCCCCGCTGCTGCTCCGGCGAGACCGGCGGCGGCGCCGGCGCACGGTTCGCCGTCAGCCAGCGCTCGAACTGCTCGGGCGGCTCCGCCACGACGACCAGCGCCATCCTGGCGTGCTGCAGGCCGCAGTACTCGGCGCACTGGCCGCGGTAGACCCCGGCAGTGTCGGCCTGGAGCCACAGCTCGTTGAGCCGTCCGGGGATCAGATCGATCTTCCCCTGCAGGTTGGGGATCCACAGGCTGTGAATCACGTCGGTCGACAGCAGGTTGAAGACGACAGGGCGCCCGGTCGGGATGTGAATCTCGTTGGCCGTGGTGACGCGCAGGGACGGAACGGGATGGTCGTACTGCACGTCCCACCACCACTGATTGCCGGTCACCTGGATGCGGAGCGCATCGGGGGAGCGGAGCGTGTCGAGCGCGCGTCCGATGACGACGCTCTGGAAGAGCAGCGCGAACAGCGCGACGAGGCTGACGCCGCCGGCGATGGCGACGTTGCGCGTGATGGTCGACTGGCTGGTGTCGGCCGCGGCGGCGCGGCGTCCGCGGACGATCGCGATCGATGCCGCGATCGCGACCGCGAACCAGACCGCGGTGCAGATCCAGAACATCGTCCACCACAGCTCGCTGATGCGCTGCGCCTGGATGCCCGCCGGGTGGAGGATCGACTGCAGGTGCGGCATCAGCGGTGGCCCGTCTGCACCGGTTTCTGCCGCGATTGGCGCGACTCGGGCAGGGCGGCCATCTGATCGTCGCTGCGGCTGGTCGCGATGGACGCTTCGACCTGCCCCGACATCGCCTGCACGTAGGCGACGAGCTGCCAGATCTGCTGCGTCGGCACGTGACCGCCGAACGACGGCATGCCGTCCGGCCGTCCCTGCGAGATGGTCGCGTAGATCTGGTCCGGCTGGCCGCCGTAGATCCACTTGTCGTCAATGAGCGGCGGCCCGATCGCGCCGCCGCCGTTGACGCCGTGGCACGGCGCGCAGTTGAACGCGCTGTACAGCCGCTTGCCTTCGCCGATCCCCCACGCGTTCCCCTGGTAGGGGCTGCTCACCGGCGCCTGCTGCTGCGAGGCTCCCGGCTGGAACTCGGTCACGCGCACCCCGGTCTCCCGATTCGCAGACGCCGGCAGATCCTTGTAGCGCCGGGCCTCCCGATCGCAGCCCGCGGCGATCAGCCCGGCGGCCACGGCCAGCACCCGTGCAATCCGTGCGATCCGTGTGATCCGTGGCCACCGCACTGTCCGTGGCATCAGCGGCCGCCCTCGATCCGCGGCACGCCGTAGTCGTCCAGAATCCGGTCGATGTCGGCGCGGCGCCGTCCGATGAAGTCGTCGAGCTCCGCCTGCAGTCCGGCATCGCCGCGGCGCACCCCCATCGAAATGTCGAAGACGAACGGCAGCGCCGGCGAGTCCCCCTGCGGCGACACCGGCGTCAGCTCCAGCGGGTGCTGCGCGGCTTTCGCGAAGTAGCCCGCCGCCGGCCCCCACACCACGGCAGCGTCGACGTCGCCGCGATCGACGGCATCGACAATCGCGGAGAGCGGCGCCGGCCTGGAGTAGTCGCCGTACACGGGAAAGCCGACCACGTTGCGCACCAGCCCGCGCCGCGCCAGCGCGTGCGCCGGGGGAGTGTTGGCGAAGTCGTCGCCGATCATCTGCACGCCGATGCGAAGCTCGCGCAGCCGCGGATCGTCGAGCGACGCCAGCCGCGCGCCCCGATCGCGCCGCGCCGCGAAGACGTAGGTCGAGCGGTAATACGGACGTGAGGTCCGCGTCGGCTCGAAGCCGCTCGGCACGCCCATGACGACGTCGCAGGCGCCGGCCTGCAGCGTGTTGCGGACGAACCCGCGCCGCTGCGCCCACCAGGTGTACTCGAGCCGTGCGCCGCGATCGGCCGCGAGCAGCGCCGCGATGCGGTTCTCGAACCCCTCGCGCGCCTCGTTGGAGAACGGGAGGTTGTTGGGATCCGCACAGACGCGAATCACCCGGACGTCCCGGCACGACGCCGAACCGAGCAGCGACCCGGCGAGTGCCGCCGCCGCGAGCCCGCGAAGCCGGCTCACTGGCCGCCTCCGATGGCAAACACGTAGAGCATGCCGCCGCGCGTCGTCGCATCCTTCAGGTCCGCGAGCGCACCGCCCCAGCCGTTCCCGGCCGTCGCGTCTCGGGGGTCCAGATCGGCGCTGACGATCGCGCCCGCCCATCCGCCCACGCCGGCGAGGACGGCGACGTACTGCCTGCCGTCCGGGCCGCGATACGACACCGGCTGCCCGATGATTCCCGAGCCGCACTTGAACCGCCACAGCTCTTCGCCGCTCTTCGCGTTCACCGCCTTGAACCAGCCGTCCATCGTCCCGTAGAACAGCACGTCGCCGGCGGTGACGAGCGTGCCGCTCCACACCGGGAAGTGCTCCTTGATCGTCCACGCCGGCTGCGCCGACACCGGGTTCCACGCGGTGACCACGCCGCGGTTGCCGCCCGGGCCGGCCTTGTAGACGACGCTCGCGCCGACGAACGGCGTCCCGGCGATATAGCTGGTGGTCATGGTCTCGAGGTCCTCGCACAGGTTCTGGTGCGGGATGTAGACGAGCCCGGTCTGCGGTGAGAACGACATCGGCTGCCAGTCCTTCATGCCGGGGGCGGCCGGGCAGATGTCGCGGACGACGACGCCGAGGCGCGGCGCCTTCTCCTTCACTTCGATCAGGCGTCCGGTCTTCATGTCGACGCCGCGGTTCGAGTTGACGTAGCCGAACGGCGCCGCGGAGAGGACCTCGCCGGTTGCGCGATCGAGGACGTAGAACAGTCCGTTCCGATCCGCGCGCATCGCGACCTTGCGCTGCTGGCCGTCGACGGCGAGATTGGCGAGCACCACCTCGTTGACGCCGTCGTGATCGAAGAGATCGTGCGGACTGGTCTGATAGAACCAGCGCGCCTCGCCGGTTTCGGGAACCCGCGCGAAGATGCCGGCGGTCCACTTGTTGTCGCCGGGGCGCTGGTCGGGGTTCCACGGCCCCGGGTTGGCGGTGCCGTAATAAAGGAGATTGAGCTCGGGATCGTACGAGATCCAGCCCCACACGGTGCCGCCGCCCGTGCGCCACGCCTCGCCGGGCCAGGTCGTCATCCCGAGGTCTTTGCCGCGGTCGCCGTCGTAGTGCGGCGTGAAGCTGGGCCCGATCAGGACGTCCTTATCGGGTCCGGTGCTGTAGGCGCGCCAGGCGATCGATCCGCTCCCCGCGTCGAGCGCGGTCAACCATCCGCGCACGCCGAACTCGCCGCCGCTGTTGCCGACGAGCACCTTGCCCTTCACGACCAGCGGCGCCATCGTCATGCTCTCGCCCTTGTTGATGTCGGCGAGCGGCGTGATCCAGCGCGGCTGTCCCGTCGCCGCATCGAGGGCGATGGTGCGGCCGTCGAGCGTGTTGAAGAAGATCGCGCCGTCGGCGTAGACGGCGCCGCGGTTGACCGTGTCGCAGCAGGCCACGCCCTTGGAGGCGCCGAGCGGCTTCGGATCGTACTGCCACTTGAGCGGCGCGCCCGGCCGACTCAGGTCGAAGGCATAGACAATGTTGGGAAACGGCGTGACGACGAACATGGTCGAGCCGACGACGAGCGGGGCGGCCTCGTGTCCCGCGACCATGCCGGTCGAGAAGGTCCAGGCCACGCCGAGCCGGCTGACATTCGCTGTCGTGATCTGATTCAGGCCGGAGAAGCGCGTCGACGAATAGTTCTTCGCCGGCATCACCCAC is a window of Vicinamibacterales bacterium DNA encoding:
- a CDS encoding cytochrome c oxidase assembly protein translates to MSAFEHWELHPAVAAPLLLSAAMYAAGVARLWSRTHGRRGLPTLSVAAFAAGWLVAAAALVSPIAWLSGILFSVHMTQHTLLMLIAAPLMAFGRPLFAFLWAFPAARRERISTAFRGARFLRLWRSATAPLAAFLIQAAALWMWHLPVLYQAALADESVHAVQHLSFVAAASLFWWAMVHGRYGRQGYGLAVVYVFLTAIHSGALGALLTVAPSPWYSYYVSQGAAWRVDPLGDQQLAGLLMWIPAGVVFIVLGLALFAAWMGEAERRVRLGATDAASRTLLVLLAAAAFSSACGADFTHEAETLTGGSVHQGKTAIGKYGCAGCHTIPGIDRARATVGPPLTAIAQRHYLGGHLVNTPDNMIKWIQYPQRADPGNAMPNLGVTDQDARDIAAYLYTLR
- a CDS encoding methanol/ethanol family PQQ-dependent dehydrogenase, yielding MAAAAAAVLAACQGQTLDTSPPASVRPLNGSLTASDPAQLQTDDGQWVMPAKNYSSTRFSGLNQITTANVSRLGVAWTFSTGMVAGHEAAPLVVGSTMFVVTPFPNIVYAFDLSRPGAPLKWQYDPKPLGASKGVACCDTVNRGAVYADGAIFFNTLDGRTIALDAATGQPRWITPLADINKGESMTMAPLVVKGKVLVGNSGGEFGVRGWLTALDAGSGSIAWRAYSTGPDKDVLIGPSFTPHYDGDRGKDLGMTTWPGEAWRTGGGTVWGWISYDPELNLLYYGTANPGPWNPDQRPGDNKWTAGIFARVPETGEARWFYQTSPHDLFDHDGVNEVVLANLAVDGQQRKVAMRADRNGLFYVLDRATGEVLSAAPFGYVNSNRGVDMKTGRLIEVKEKAPRLGVVVRDICPAAPGMKDWQPMSFSPQTGLVYIPHQNLCEDLETMTTSYIAGTPFVGASVVYKAGPGGNRGVVTAWNPVSAQPAWTIKEHFPVWSGTLVTAGDVLFYGTMDGWFKAVNAKSGEELWRFKCGSGIIGQPVSYRGPDGRQYVAVLAGVGGWAGAIVSADLDPRDATAGNGWGGALADLKDATTRGGMLYVFAIGGGQ
- the ctaD gene encoding cytochrome c oxidase subunit I; translated protein: MRGPTGEEKKRHDEQLHARVVHDDPRLDAAALEHDRQLLGRVWKNSRGFIGWLAEVDHKAIGRRFLVTAFLWFALGGILAALMRLQLSRPENTFLGPDLYNQVFTMHGTTMMFLFAVPVVLAMGIYFVPLMIGARTMALPKLLAYSYWMMLFGGIFLYVMFLGNTGPDNGWFSYPPLAGPEFGYGKRADVWAQLITFSEVSSLTTATCLITTILKHRTPGMSLNRMPLFVWAMLIVSFMILFAMPAVMVSSTCLILDRLVSTQFFNHAEGGDALLWQHLFWFFGHPEVYIIFVPALGMMSEVIGTFTRRPVFGYLAMVLSMVSTAFIGFGVWVHHMFATGLPQFGQSFFTAASIMIVIPTAVQIFGWIATIWTARGLRVTTPFLYMASFFFIFIIGGLTGVMLASVPLDRQVHDTYFVVAHFHYVLIGGSTFPLLGAIVYWFPKMTGRLMSERLGKASFWLLFAGFNLTFFPMHLLGLYGMPRRVYTYPAGLGWFNMNLLATIGAGIIFLSLLLYLINVIGSARHGAAAGDNPWEGSTLEWATSSPPPSYNFHPQPTVASREPLWHPELTPPPVIGLDSDHKEVLVTHVLDAEPDHRYPVHGPSLWPLVAALATSLMFIWSIFNPWGTVWGSIPILLALIGWFWPTQGKKKLERGEFGTRLSLREGLW
- a CDS encoding cytochrome c, with product MLAVAAGLIAAGCDREARRYKDLPASANRETGVRVTEFQPGASQQQAPVSSPYQGNAWGIGEGKRLYSAFNCAPCHGVNGGGAIGPPLIDDKWIYGGQPDQIYATISQGRPDGMPSFGGHVPTQQIWQLVAYVQAMSGQVEASIATSRSDDQMAALPESRQSRQKPVQTGHR
- a CDS encoding response regulator, which translates into the protein MSPLVLIVVDSLDARTLYGEYLEFCGFRVMTADDGERAVASARSAHPDVILMDLALPRVDGCEAIRQLRADPRTADTPVVALIGQNFGDDPDLAREAGADLCLSKPCLPSQVGRVVRAMLWRRELVRSSA
- a CDS encoding substrate-binding domain-containing protein, which translates into the protein MSRLRGLAAAALAGSLLGSASCRDVRVIRVCADPNNLPFSNEAREGFENRIAALLAADRGARLEYTWWAQRRGFVRNTLQAGACDVVMGVPSGFEPTRTSRPYYRSTYVFAARRDRGARLASLDDPRLRELRIGVQMIGDDFANTPPAHALARRGLVRNVVGFPVYGDYSRPAPLSAIVDAVDRGDVDAAVVWGPAAGYFAKAAQHPLELTPVSPQGDSPALPFVFDISMGVRRGDAGLQAELDDFIGRRRADIDRILDDYGVPRIEGGR
- a CDS encoding cytochrome c oxidase subunit 3 yields the protein MSGRASRAALDVSPLPTYAFGHRSVLWWGTMCMIAIEAMAFALVITSYLYLKGRVPHWPDGVPTPRLFWGTLNVVIMLVSAVPNELTKRAAERFDRRGVQIWLTTSVAFAAAFTVVRFFEFSALNVRWDTNAYGSVTWVLLGFHTVHVLTDLLDSAVLNVMVFTGPMDEHRFVDVSENAFYYYFVIATWLPIYGVLYLAPRIV
- the coxB gene encoding cytochrome c oxidase subunit II — encoded protein: MPHLQSILHPAGIQAQRISELWWTMFWICTAVWFAVAIAASIAIVRGRRAAAADTSQSTITRNVAIAGGVSLVALFALLFQSVVIGRALDTLRSPDALRIQVTGNQWWWDVQYDHPVPSLRVTTANEIHIPTGRPVVFNLLSTDVIHSLWIPNLQGKIDLIPGRLNELWLQADTAGVYRGQCAEYCGLQHARMALVVVAEPPEQFERWLTANRAPAPPPVSPEQQRGRDIVERGPCAMCHNITGTLAGGRTAPDLTHIATRSTIAAGSVPNLRGYLAGWIADPQSMKPGNRMPPQGLRAEELQAVLAYLETLK
- a CDS encoding NAD(P)(+) transhydrogenase (Re/Si-specific) subunit beta; the encoded protein is MNEHFIQASYFLAAILFILSLRWLNHPRTARRGVAAGVGGMAAAIVGTLLAPEIVDYRWIAVALVAGTIAGIPLSRVALTAVPQRTALSHAFGGLAAGLVGTAKYIIWLEHGELTTFRVSAIALEVMLGFLTFTGSLMAAGKLQEVIPTRPITYRNQNFVNFLLLGIAIVAGVYLAFGDPHFWPAYVALVVLSLAFGVLLILPIGGADMPTVISLLNSYAGLAAVAMGFVLQNKLLIIAGALDGSSGLILSIIMCRAMNRSFANVLFGAFGQVQAAAAIGEAKTVKSATPQDVADIMTHADRVVIVPGYGMAVAQAQHRVHELYDQLTRRGVDVKFAIHPVAGRMPGHMNVLLAEAEIPYEALVEMDDINPEMPQADVCLVVGANDVVNPAARHDKGSPIFGMPIIDADKAKTVVAIKRSMNPGFAGIENELYYDDRTLMAFGDAKQVLGEVVKAVSGEGGSGH